The proteins below are encoded in one region of Gopherus flavomarginatus isolate rGopFla2 chromosome 12, rGopFla2.mat.asm, whole genome shotgun sequence:
- the LOC127033076 gene encoding 60S ribosomal protein L27-like: MRKFMNPGKVVLVLAGRYSGRKAVIVKNIDDGTSDRPYSHALVAGIDRYPRKVTAAVGKKKIAKRSKIKSFVKVYNYNHLMPTRYSVDIPLDKTVVNKDVFRDPALKRKARREAKVKFEERYKTGKNKWFFFE; the protein is encoded by the coding sequence ATGAGGAAGTTCATGAATCCTGGGAAGGTGGTGCTTGTCCTGGCTGGGCGCTACTCGGGGCGGAAAGCCGTCATCGTGAAGAACATTGATGATGGCACCTCAGACCGACCGTATAGCCACGCCCTGGTGGCTGGTATCGATCGGTACCCACGGAAGGTAACTGCTGCAGTGGGAAAAAAGAAGATAGCGAAGAGATCCAAGATCAAATCTTTTGTGAAGGTTTATAACTACAACCATCTAATGCCCACCAGGTATTCTGTTGATATTCCTCTGGACAAAACCGTTGTCAATAAAGATGTGTTCAGGGACCCTGCACTGAAACGCAAGGCAAGGCGCGAAGCCAAGGTGAAATTTGAGGAAAGATACAAGACTGGCAAGAATaagtggttcttcttcgagtga